The Tenrec ecaudatus isolate mTenEca1 chromosome 4, mTenEca1.hap1, whole genome shotgun sequence region TCCCTCATCACAATTTGTCTATTCTACATGATCATGTCATCCCCCTCATATTCTTGTTACGACTTGTGACCCCTGGACTGTATTCAACAAAGCATCTCAGATAATCTTTGTAAAACTTAAGGTAGATTATCTCACAACTCTgttcaaggaacttttattttgaGTGAGATAATGGTTTCCTATCTCATTTAAAATAAACAGTTCAGAAGGGTTTAATGAGATCAGTAAAGTCCATCTTATTTgacctctctccaccttcccgaaTGTACCGAATACCATTTTCCCATTCCAATCTTCTTGCTGCCACACTGCACTTTTGCTCTTCCTTAAATAGGTCAATTTAGGACCTTTATGTTTATTGCTTCCTGTGGCAGGACACTTTTCCAACCTGAAACAGGAAGTTCACTCTTTCATCTTGTCTAAACTTTCATTTCACTTCATTATTTCAAAGGAGTATTTCCTGAAGAATCAATCAATAGTAGGgtatcaaggagtcctggtggttggTATAGTGAACTATGGCTTGAGCtgcttaactacaaggtcagcagttggaactcaccagttgctcaacaggaagaagaggaagatgaggccgtttcctcccctaaagatttaatgTCTCGGAAACTCGAAGAGGCATTTCTACACTATTCCCTAAGgtagctatgagtaggaattgactcgatgggcgTGAGCAACACATCATCAAGCACTCTGTCTTTTTACTATAAACTGTATTTCTTCTTAGTTCTCGGGGCCCTCTAATATATATTTACGTGTGTGTCTTTAGAATATGTTTTCATTCATCAGGGTGTAATATTTATGAAATCCAAGATTCCAtgtattttgttcatttttatatCCCAGACACCTAGGACAGAAGCCAACGCATGCTAAATGTTAGTTAAAGTACTAATTCAATGGCCATAGATGGTATTGTTGAGTAAATTAGATAGCAAAATCTACTTTTTTGGAGCTATGTGATTGCATTGTTGGGTGTCAAAAACTAGGAGTAGGGGATTATCTTGGTAAATATTTGAAGTACTACaataacatgcttggtaaagtggaaaggtgGTGAAAAAGTGGAAGGTCTTCTACGAGATGGGTAGACACCATGgtgtcatcaatgggctcaagtgcaacaattgtgaagatggtgcaggactgtgcagtgttgcattctgttgtgcatagggtcgcaagGGGCtggggtcaactcaatggcaactaataacaacaacaacgaaataAGTGTTACTATAAATTATAATGTGAAGTATATTTCTGAGGGTATGATGATATGCCTATACAATAATGTGTATAAATGTATCATAAATAAAATACTTTTTGATTCTAAACTCTAAACCTCTTATGAAAATAGTTTAAGATATTTAGCCCGTCTCAAAAGGCTTAACTGTTAACATGGGCTATTGAAGACATTTCTAAAGAGTAATTGGGGGGCTTAGAAAAGACGAAGTGATCTGGGATGTCAGAATCAGAACCTGACTCACCATAAACCCCATAGACCAGGATATGGTTTATACGGTCTGGCAATGATCACTTAACATCCGTAATGTGATATCTAGTATCTGAGAACTCAGAATGCCATAGTAGTGAGTTCGTCATAGTCAATTCTTGTGTTTTTCCAAGATTGAAAGCAATGTTTGGTATGTATGTgaaggtgtgtgtgagtgtggcgggggtgggggggaggggaagagaggaaagGGGAAACAATAGTGGAAGCATGTCTATATTTCTATGTTAATGATTACCACGCGTCATTGTTAAACCCTTCCTGGCTTGATTTTGCTTACtcttttgattgattgatttgggGATGTCTGAAATGTATGGGAACAAAAAAGATTTAATTGGCCATTCAGGCAGTCAGCTATCATTGATCATTATACTGCATAATCAATATGATTTTCCCATCTGGTTTACCTGTGAATAATAACTGTTGATCCTTACTCTTTTTAATTGCCGGGAAAGAGGTAAAAATATCTTGTCAAAGAGACCCTCTCAATAGTGGGCATCTGGGCTCTAATAGTCGGTTTTTCAAATGACTGTTGTACCTAAAAGACAAAACATAAAGCAAAGGCTCCAGATGAGACATGACTCTTTAATACGTACAGGAAACTTTGTGTACCAGGGACTAGAACATGCTAGAAATGGAGGGTACTTCTAAGGGTGATGGTACCAAGCTCACAGAAATTGGAATTCCTGGCTGGTCTACCCCTAGGTGTGCCGAGTGTGCTCTTCACCTCAAACAAACACTCCCAGTGTGGTCTTCTGTCTTTAAGCTCCACTCTCCTGACTCTGTTTCTGAAAGCTGGATCTCTGAGATCCCTACCGGCGCTGATCTCTCAGTCCCCCGAGACTTACATCCTATGGTTCCTATAAGACCAAAAGAGTAAATAACTTCCAAGTGTCCCTACAGAGGCTGCCCTCTGAAGGTGCCTGCCAAGATCAAAATGAAATCTACTTCCCCTCTTTTTAGTCAGAAACATCCCTGAGAGTACAACACTAATTCCATTTATTCATCAGAATGGaaaggttcttttttttaataaaaataccaGCGTCTGTCTCATTTCCACCTGTGTCACCAGGATAGCTACCATGACCTAGTTATGCTAAATATGCAATTATATTTATTGAATAAGGTAAGCAATGGAATTTATTACAAAATATGCCTTCCCTTCGATGAATTTTAAGCACTTACAGCCCATAACCAAAGCTTCTGCTTGATATGTTCTTGTTCTATTTTTGATTTCCAGCTGTGATATTAACATATTCTCTTTTCAACCCAGCTTTTAAATGCACAGATGAAGAAAGAGGCTAGGTGCTGTTCTACTTTTGCTTCCCTGATGAAGTTTGGCTTTTGCTTGAAAGGTGAATGAATGATCACGAATGTTTCCTGCATGCAAAAAGAGCGAGTGGTAAAGGAAGGAGAAGATTACCTTCCGAAATACTTCCTCTAGATGACAGTCCCAAGAATATTTTTGGAAGCATTCGATGAGTTCTGTGATGAAGAGAGAGCCCCTCAACTTATCTCTCCAAGACATGTTATCTAAGAAGAAAAAGCATGTAACTTGAGTAACCTTTCATTgcctttattttttcatttatagGCTCTTTTAAATCATAGTTGGGGGATTCTCTTGACAGGTTTCAGGGAAGCACTTATAACCCCACAGTAACTTATTTCCTCATAGACAGAGGAATAAAAGAAAACTACCTGGCAGAGGTGGAACTACAGAAAGTTAGTCAGAGTAACATCCGGTCTCCTCCTGAATGCATCGCCATTGCTTAGGCTGACTTTTACCCATTTTATAGGGTAAAGCACAGAAACTCAGCAGAATGAAGGAActtcctcatgttcacacagtgcATAAGTAACAACAAGACAAAATAGAAGTTGTTTGGGTTGCACTGTTCCCTTTCAGACAATGCAGGGGTGCCTTTCATAATGTAAAATATACACAGCTTCATTTAAGCATCTCTGTCTTCCTCTCACACAAGAATGTAAACTCCTCTTAGACTCTCCCCGCCTGGGAAGTATCTCATTCCGAGGTCGTGCCAGGTACACAAATCCTACCTGACGTGGAAAGTCACTTACGTGGCGTGGAGGAAcagaaagcaatgaagtccttctccacgtGAGTCTTGTAAGTGGCATCTTCCTCCAGGTTCTCTGGTGACTGTGAAGAGCTGTTTTCTGAGGTGGATGGAGAGTCGCTGACCCATAACTCTCCACGGTTCGCTGTAGAGACAGGAACTTGCTATAGGCGGCCGTCTCTCTCAGTATTGCTGACCATTGCTCATCGCTCACACACTCCTCTTTTTTTGTAGCGTTTATTCTAAAcagtttcacacatacacacacagaaacacacatcaCTCCACCTTCTCTGTAGTATCATTGAATAATTGGTTAATAATCAAATTGAGACAATGGCATAAAACTGGAGCGACCCATTTGTCAAGAAGAATGAGGGATTAAATTGTTGGCCACATCATTTCACAAGTTAACTGCTTTTAGCTAAATTATTTCTACCATTTAACCTTAGTTGGTGTTTTTAATTggattggtttgggtttgatttttgTATAACATCGCTTCCAATAACCATTTGTCGATTGGCAGTGAAAAAAATCGTTTTGACTGTATTTCCCTAACTTCCTTATctcaatattctttttcttttcaataatGTATGAGGGAAGTAGGGAACACATCCTGCTACTACATAATAGTCCTACTttcaaagaaaaatttttaaacgaGAAAATTTCAGTAAACTAGTAACAAGGAATGCTATCATGAAAATTATTCTGTCCTAAGCCTTGATTACTTTTGGTAAATGACGATTGAGAGGTATTGGTGAGATTCTTCATCACTTTCCAAGGATGATGCTGCACAGGAGTTTTGCAACTGACCAGATACATTCTCATGGTGCCAACCCCCTAGATGGGGTCTTCAAATAACCCGAGTTAGCTTGATGACACTGGATGGAGAATGAGATTGTTTTCTGCAGATCCAAAATGTCCACCTCAACTCTCTTCAGACCCCTCCTTGACCGTTGGGTTCTTTTTAACTCACAACTCACCTCCTCTGCAGGCCTGGGTAATGATGACCTTGGGCTTGTCTTTTAGATTGAGGCAGTTGCGGTTGTTGAAAATCTGGAAGATGGTGTCGTAAGATAACACGTCTGGTTGTGTTTTGCTATGCTTCGTGCCACAGATCCCTTCCAGGAGGCCATGCGACATGAACACCAAGAAAGTGCTGTCCGAGGACCTGTGTTCAGGGAGGGCAGCGAATGCCTGCAGCACTGATTGCATCTCCTGAAAAACACCACCAAGTCACACTCAAGAATGCACCCATTACCACGTACCAATGCCCAATATTTCCCACGAGCACTGCAAGAAATATGCGTTGAATCCCTATCACATACCAGTAGTTATGCAGTGAGAACCATGTATAATTGTTTTCTCAATAGCAGGGCAGGGTGCTCTAACTTTGTGCTTTTGTTAAAATACTGTTGTCTCTCCTCTTGATACCTTTTAACTAATCAGTTAGCATTGAGTCGCTCCTGACCCACGGTGTCTCCATGTATGTCACACTAGTgctgctccatagggctttcaatCACCCATCTTTGGGAAGGAGATTCCAAGAACTTACTTCGAAGGCATCTTCAGGGGGACCCACTCCTCCTAACTTTCAGTTAGTAGATAAGTCCTTAATCATTTGCACCTTTCAGAGGTCTTCTGATACATTTGTCATGTACTTATTGTCACTCATATTactctttcctttctcttttgtgTTAATTCCTTTGT contains the following coding sequences:
- the LOC142445041 gene encoding caspase-4-like produces the protein MEDTDRKKNRLRFLESFGKEFLADFLENVVEHDYLKFEDEEKKMFYDAKREDRPRVFAKSFRQKHHDVGKILAETLLNKGKALAGARDLPEVGAGPEESAEFTDMLRLCPHEKFLRLSKEKSREIYPIKEKEDGRSRLALIICNIEFDHLPLRNGANLDIEGMQTLLEGLGYKVTIETQLTAMEMQSVLQAFAALPEHRSSDSTFLVFMSHGLLEGICGTKHSKTQPDVLSYDTIFQIFNNRNCLNLKDKPKVIITQACRGANRGELWVSDSPSTSENSSSQSPENLEEDATYKTHVEKDFIAFCSSTPHNMSWRDKLRGSLFITELIECFQKYSWDCHLEEVFRKVQQSFEKPTIRAQMPTIERVSLTRYFYLFPGN